The Aedes aegypti strain LVP_AGWG chromosome 1, AaegL5.0 Primary Assembly, whole genome shotgun sequence sequence AAGCAGCTAGATTGGCAGTGTAGGACGAAAGCATGATCAGCGCGAAGAACCACCACATTCCGGACACGACCCGAGTTGAAACAGCCTTCGGTAGGATATCGCAACCTTGACCCATGATGGATCCCATCGTAAGCCAGAGAGCATTCAGCATGTCCCAGATGTTCTCCACCTCGTCAACATCATCTTGCTTGCAAGGGTGCGGGCTCTCCCAGTCAGCAGGAGCCATCCGGGAGAGTACGAATAGCAAGACCGAAACGCCGAGATATGCAGTGGCCATGTAGATCCACACATCGAGGGACAGAGGGGACAGGAAAGAGAATAGATCCTTCGGTTGCGGAACAGGTTTAGCGTACAGGATGCTGATACCCAAGGTCATGAAGGGCATGGTGAAGTCTACCGCAGTTCGTCGTTCATAGGTGATGGTAAGATCGCAAATGGCAAGATCCGCTTTCTGAAAGATTTCGAAGTTAGCGACTAATAACGATCAATAAATGAGAATTTACCCGATCGAGCAAGTGCTTTACCAAACCGTCCCATCTCTTTGTTTCCTTGTTATATGATCCATACTTTCCATCCGGCACGAGTTCCATGCGATATTGGAAGCCAAGAATCTTGGAAATGCCATCGATTAACTCTACGGAGTACCCTTCGAAGCGGTTATTACCTTCTAAAAATTCACCTTCCTTCTTCTCCCTGAAAAGACAATACATTATGAACACAGaatattcatgaaaagttcATGAATTAACCAACTTCATCATTAGGAACGGTGCACCCAAACGGGACGCAACAATGAATGTTTTATTGTGCAGTGACTCAACGATCTGCAAGTGAACGTCCTCCTGGCTGCGAGTGTAGATTATTCCGTTGGTCGGATCCCAAACGGCTATCTTCTTGAAGCCCTCCTGGTGATTCAGTTCGATTATGTCCAGCTGAAAGTGCGTTCGTCGGCCGTAGTCATCGAATATGATTGGACCAGAAATGCCGTGTTCAGTTTTCTGGAAGTATACGAATCACGTGAAGATCGAAGTTTGTAGACTTGTTCAACGAAACTTACAACTTTCATGTAGTTGACGATCCGCAACCCAAAAGGCCACTGCCTAAGGTTCTTACTGCCGCATGACAACCTTGACGGCGTGATCTCCTCCGTAGCATCCAGTTCTCGAATTGCCGTGGCGTACAGCTTAACGGCATCATGATACAGCGCTGATTCTGTGTGGACGTGTTCCGGAGAAACTCGGAATACCTTTTTCATTCTAGCTTCTCCCTGTTCCCAATCGTGAACGGCATTCTTGATATCGAAGCTTTTCGTGTCCATCAACCGAAGTGTGGTTATGTTCGATCTGGAATACTTGAGCTCTTCAAAATCCAAGGTATGCGCATCCAGCGAAGTGATGATATAGCTCTGATACTCCTCCAGCATCTTAACCTCCTTCGCTTGACGAAGAATCTCCAAAATCTTGTCAGGGTGTACTTCAAGAATGATATGGCTTTCACCGGAGGACTGGATATCTTTCAGTAACGGTCTATAGTCCGGACTATCATCGATTTGCCTCACAGTGATCGGGTTATCCCCGGGACCGTGGATTTGTAATACATCTTTCAGTCGCATCAAGCCTTCGTCACTGTCGTATATAATTGTGAAGCTTTTCCAGGTGTAATCCACAATCAGATCTTGAAGAGCTCTCGACAGAACATCCGCTTCCGGATAGAGGTTAATGGTCATCGCTTGGAGTTCTGGATCCCAACCACCAAACGGTTCCGGATCCCAGTGCGTAATAATGTGTGGAATTTCGATTGTTTTGCAGATCGAGCTCACAATCCCAGAAGTCAACATCGAACTAGGACCAAAGATGGCCGTTATGCCTT is a genomic window containing:
- the LOC5574992 gene encoding glutamate receptor ionotropic, kainate 2, which codes for MVRFVVLFVGLVICLAEGKREIPIGAIFHGDNYESEIAFKYAIERVNMHEKHFELTPIIKYVSKDDSYKTERKVCELVSEGITAIFGPSSMLTSGIVSSICKTIEIPHIITHWDPEPFGGWDPELQAMTINLYPEADVLSRALQDLIVDYTWKSFTIIYDSDEGLMRLKDVLQIHGPGDNPITVRQIDDSPDYRPLLKDIQSSGESHIILEVHPDKILEILRQAKEVKMLEEYQSYIITSLDAHTLDFEELKYSRSNITTLRLMDTKSFDIKNAVHDWEQGEARMKKVFRVSPEHVHTESALYHDAVKLYATAIRELDATEEITPSRLSCGSKNLRQWPFGLRIVNYMKVKTEHGISGPIIFDDYGRRTHFQLDIIELNHQEGFKKIAVWDPTNGIIYTRSQEDVHLQIVESLHNKTFIVASRLGAPFLMMKEKKEGEFLEGNNRFEGYSVELIDGISKILGFQYRMELVPDGKYGSYNKETKRWDGLVKHLLDRKADLAICDLTITYERRTAVDFTMPFMTLGISILYAKPVPQPKDLFSFLSPLSLDVWIYMATAYLGVSVLLFVLSRMAPADWESPHPCKQDDVDEVENIWDMLNALWLTMGSIMGQGCDILPKAVSTRVVSGMWWFFALIMLSSYTANLAAFLTMERMDASIESAEDLAQQSKIKYGAVLGGSTLSFFRNSNFSTYQRMWAAMESTRPSVFTKSNDEGRDRVLKGRGLYAFLMESTSLEYITERYCELTQIGGLLDSKGYGIAMPVNSPYRTAISGAVLKMQEEGKLHQLKTRWWKEMYGGGRCDEHATKTGADSAAELGIDNVGGVFLVLACGCFCAFVLGILEFLWNVRKVAVDEKVTPWEALKAELKFAMNISITTKPVHSMLSESSSAKSSMRSASRRGSESVGRMHNIKTGASLMNMDKIGFVFNNK